In one Silene latifolia isolate original U9 population chromosome 10, ASM4854445v1, whole genome shotgun sequence genomic region, the following are encoded:
- the LOC141606246 gene encoding disease resistance protein At4g27190-like has protein sequence MASIPVTILTGGASQAAGTLVGPAADAGKGIYKSLKRKYDYIQNLDHNFKHLEEEARYLTSRKKDVDDVIASNPILDEKTHECKIWLEDVEKITASLNDMRIKYQNINTTSGLSGLRTRLKLSKQVVKMTKSVVELRGRINHEPTILKERIPDKFGKFPKNISEVHSLGENVEKLIELLSDDMIKKIGIWGLPGVGKTTILENLYEEVAKRQMFDYMFWVTVTKEGGLDHIQETILKRLTSKGNVINDRGQASAFISETLAKKKYLLVLDGVFSKIELRHIGIHDGHMHGKVVLATRERTLCYVMEMEDDIKIEKISRDDARKLFRHVVGKVVDHPTIAPIAERIVIQCGEQPQVIKGVGSYLKGKLNEDLWQSTLSKLQSPNMYRLNHLEDLFGAFKLIYEELHDSLKECLLYGASFPEDSEIYRDYLVDCWRTEQLIGIGQTLRKACEEGHTNLEDLIDKCLFDQCQSIKHVKMPVIFRNAAVRMALLRNYGLLFRDEEDLERLPSSFQWENGRVVSLMNSNLIELPERPECPRISTLFLQKNDKLSVIPASFFDLMPTLKTLDLYGTGIKELPPSVSKLTNLRGLYLNECRLLVNLPSEVRELHSLVLLDICRSGIYGIPCVIGELTSLECLRVSFASNVDSQNLLQTESIKMLPKIFDTLIRLEELAIVADPKDSQWNMISLSVAAKLANLRKLSALTFYFPNPDSLEAFIKTSISWNNGTCHTRSNFRSFNIYVGSHPNNSTQIDVSKCSGRRYLQYSKGEDIPFAIKEVLKTACAFELINHQDITNFSHLGIDGMRSLEICVVEGCHAMEVMVDSSLVGNSVLPWLKELHLLKLNQLMHISRGSVPQDSFGQLTKLILCECPKLSQALSWEMVKELKELQHLRVQNCPLVTEVFEVGAVSTPLCPKLQILELVNLESLLTIHNGNILEWAGLQKIETIECDKLDNLCLNETNTRKLRSIKCSKVWWETLTFSGEIRTHLLPFCCFVEDI, from the coding sequence ATGGCGTCAATTCCTGTGACAATATTGACCGGAGGGGCTTCACAAGCAGCAGGAACTCTGGTCGGGCCAGCAGCAGACGCTGGGAAAGGAATTTACAAATCTTTGAAACGCAAATATGATTATATCCAAAACTTGGATCATAATTTTAAACATCTTGAGGAAGAAGCACGGTATCTCACTAGTCGAAAGAAGGATGTAGATGATGTTATTGCTAGTAATCCTATTCTTGATGAAAAGACCCATGAATGTAAAATATGGCTTGAAGATGTGGAAAAGATTACTGCAAGTTTGAATGACATGAGAATCAAGTACCAAAACATTAACACTACTTCTGGTTTGTCCGGCTTACGTACTCGGCTTAAGCTTAGCAAACAAGTGGTGAAGATGACAAAGTCTGTAGTTGAACTCAGGGGTAGGATAAATCATGAGCCTACGATATTGAAAGAAAGAATTCCAGATAAGTTTGGGAAGTTTCCGAAAAACATAAGTGAAGTTCATTCACTTGGAGAAAATGTGGAAAAACTTATTGAGTTGCTCAGTGATGACATGATAAAGAAAATTGGAATTTGGGGATTGCCTGGGGTTGGAAAGACGACAATTTTGGAAAATTTGTATGAGGAAGTGGCAAAGCGTCAAATGTTCGACTATATGTTTTGGGTTACTGTAACTAAGGAAGGTGGCTTAGATCATATACAAGAGACAATTCTAAAGCGGCTGACTTCAAAAGGGAATGTGATTAATGATCGAGGTCAAGCTTCTGCCTTTATTTCTGAAACTCTAGCCAAGAAGAAGTATTTGCTCGTCTTAGATGGAGTTTTCTCAAAGATTGAATTACGTCATATTGGGATTCATGACGGTCATATGCATGGCAAAGTAGTGCTTGCTACTAGAGAAAGAACCCTTTGCTATGTAATGGAGATGGAAGATGACATCAAAATTGAGAAAATATCTAGAGATGATGCACGCAAATTGTTTCGTCATGTTGTAGGCAAGGTGGTTGATCATCCAACCATTGCGCCCATAGCTGAAAGAATAGTCATACAATGTGGTGAGCAACCACAGGTTATCAAAGGGGTCGGAAGCTATCTAAAGGGGAAATTAAACGAAGATTTGTGGCAGAGTACGCTATCAAAATTGCAATCTCCAAATATGTATCGGTTAAATCATTTAGAAGATTTGTTCGGTGCCTTTAAACTTATTTATGAAGAGTTGCATGATAGCTTAAAAGAGTGTTTGTTGTATGGAGCATCTTTCCCTGAGGACTCCGAGATTTATAGAGATTATTTGGTCGACTGTTGGAGGACAGAACAACTAATTGGTATTGGTCAGACATTAAGAAAAGCGTGTGAAGAAGGACATACAAACTTGGAGGATCTTATAGACAAATGTTTATTCGATCAATGTCAGAGCATTAAACATGTTAAGATGCCCGTTATATTTAGAAACGCGGCTGTGAGAATGGCTTTGTTACGGAACTATGGACTACTATTTAGAGATGAGGAAGACTTGGAACGACTTCCTTCCTCATTTCAATGGGAAAATGGTAGAGTAGTTTCATTGATGAACTCTAATTTGATAGAGTTGCCCGAAAGACCAGAATGTCCTAGGATCTCTACTCTCTTCCTCCAAAAAAATGATAAGTTATCTGTAATTCCAGCCTCATTCTTTGATCTGATGCCAACGCTTAAAACTCTTGACTTATATGGCACTGGGATCAAAGAGCTTCCTCCTTCGGTTTCGAAGTTGACCAATCTCAGAGGTCTTTACCTTAATGAATGTCGCCTCTTAGTTAATTTGCCTAGCGAGGTCAGAGAACTTCACAGTCTCGTACTTCTGGACATTTGTCGTAGCGGGATTTATGGTATTCCTTGTGTGATTGGAGAACTTACTAGTCTTGAATGTCTAAGGGTCTCTTTTGCTAGTAATGTGGACAGTCAAAACCTTCTTCAAACTGAGAGTATAAAAATGTTGCCAAAAATATTTGACACGCTCATCCGGTTAGAAGAGTTGGCTATTGTTGCAGATCCGAAAGATTCACAATGGAATATGATTTCCCTATCAGTTGCTGCAAAGCTTGCCAACCTAAGAAAGCTAAGTGCTCTTACTTTCTATTTTCCTAACCCAGACTCTCTAGAAGCTTTCATTAAAACTAGCATTTCTTGGAATAATGGTACCTGCCACACTCGGAGCAACTTCAGATCATTCAATATCTATGTTGGTTCTCATCCAAACAATTCAACTCAAATTGATGTCTCAAAATGTTCTGGTCGTCGTTATCTACAGTACTCTAAAGGGGAAGACATTCCTTTTGCAATTAAAGAGGTGCTTAAAACAGCTTGCGCttttgaactgataaatcatcaAGATATTACCAACTTTTCTCATCTCGGTATTGATGGTATGAGATCTTTGGAAATTTGCGTGGTGGAAGGTTGTCATGCCATGGAAGTAATGGTGGACAGTAGCTTAGTAGGAAATTCTGTACTGCCGTGGCTTAAGGAGCTCCATCTGCTCAAGTTAAATCAATTAATGCATATTTCCCGAGGGTCGGTCCCCCAAGATAGCTTTGGACAACTAACAAAACTGATACTGTGCGAATGCCCGAAATTGTCACAAGCACTCTCATGGGAAATGGTGAAAGAACTCAAGGAGCTACAACATTTAAGAGTACAAAACTGTCCTCTAGTAACCGAGGTATTTGAGGTAGGCGCCGTGTCTACACCGCTATGTCCCAAGTTACAGATTCTAGAGCTTGTCAATCTTGAAAGCCTTCTCACCATTCATAATGGGAACATATTAGAATGGGCTGGCTTACAAAAAATTGAAACCATTGAATGCGATAAACTGGACAACTTATGCTTGAACGAAACTAATACAAGAAAGCTAAGAAGCATAAAGTGCAGTAAAGTTTGGTGGGAAACCCTAACCTTCAGTGGCGAGATCAGAACACATCTCTTGCCTTTTTGCTGCTTTGTTGAAGATATATGA